A genomic region of Limnohabitans curvus contains the following coding sequences:
- a CDS encoding EH signature domain-containing protein: protein MHEFFAPLPQDFDQLAHAARTKRGGGFGKDPDLRTVGERTYSAFERVAFAPTSTAPRQRDWRHIPYALWLAADRGLHTHTPLTNRYFEVAVPEALASRRPLKWGRGLLHTYLQGFNPENPVFLKLAHTARDFFLDPRVLASLSETEANGLERLITTLDVLDPINGPVHVANDILGMPADKTLAQWQERHALTQGFWLNNFCKQAFLEALQAPEEIRSSIGYVKRMCEWAMHDIGKPTQRLRYPLCRDEFAYSLLSPWFERNPRQDIKNALLSELLRTLGDPRHNHAGWLGVRREAMETASRWLTSRTMDAFFEILRHTEDDIGPYRRRFWEAYFHAGHILEAWIALGEQAVTELQKIDPTGELSYAKILGKIAPNQCVLMLRMGNILFCDWSHQGRLRAIAHNAKQAPKLYQNEYELFQLRFPTTLDFNDGQLDDPGLVHYESKLGGWQDTARHFIAQHLGIQLPLSDLMPTDASD, encoded by the coding sequence ATGCACGAGTTCTTCGCCCCCCTGCCGCAAGACTTTGACCAGCTGGCCCATGCTGCGCGCACCAAGCGCGGCGGCGGCTTTGGCAAAGACCCAGACTTGCGCACCGTGGGCGAGCGCACCTACAGCGCGTTTGAGCGCGTGGCGTTTGCACCCACCAGCACCGCACCGCGCCAACGCGATTGGCGACACATTCCCTACGCACTGTGGCTAGCCGCCGATCGCGGCCTGCACACCCACACGCCACTGACCAACCGCTACTTTGAGGTGGCCGTGCCCGAGGCGCTGGCCTCACGCCGCCCGCTCAAGTGGGGCCGTGGTTTGCTGCACACCTATTTGCAAGGCTTCAACCCAGAGAACCCGGTGTTCTTGAAGCTGGCCCACACCGCACGCGACTTCTTTTTAGACCCACGCGTGTTGGCCTCGCTCTCGGAGACCGAAGCCAATGGCCTAGAGCGACTCATCACCACCCTCGATGTACTCGATCCCATCAACGGTCCGGTGCATGTAGCCAATGACATTTTGGGCATGCCTGCCGACAAAACACTGGCGCAATGGCAAGAGCGCCATGCGCTGACCCAAGGCTTTTGGCTGAACAACTTTTGCAAGCAAGCGTTTTTAGAAGCCTTGCAAGCGCCCGAAGAAATTCGAAGTTCCATCGGCTATGTGAAGCGCATGTGCGAATGGGCCATGCACGACATTGGCAAGCCCACGCAGCGCCTGCGTTACCCGCTGTGCCGCGACGAGTTTGCCTACAGCCTGCTCTCGCCTTGGTTTGAGCGCAATCCGCGGCAGGACATCAAGAACGCGCTGCTGTCCGAGTTGCTGCGCACCTTGGGCGACCCACGCCACAACCACGCGGGTTGGCTAGGCGTACGCCGTGAAGCCATGGAGACGGCCAGCCGCTGGTTGACCAGCCGCACCATGGATGCGTTCTTTGAAATCTTGCGCCACACCGAAGACGACATTGGCCCCTACCGCCGTCGTTTTTGGGAAGCGTATTTCCATGCGGGCCACATCTTGGAAGCGTGGATTGCCTTGGGCGAACAAGCGGTGACAGAGTTGCAAAAAATCGACCCCACAGGAGAGCTGAGCTACGCCAAGATTTTGGGCAAGATCGCACCCAACCAATGTGTGCTGATGCTGCGCATGGGCAACATCTTGTTTTGCGACTGGAGCCACCAAGGCCGCTTGCGTGCGATTGCACACAACGCCAAGCAAGCACCCAAGCTGTACCAAAACGAATACGAACTCTTTCAGCTGCGTTTTCCCACCACACTGGACTTCAACGATGGCCAGCTAGACGACCCAGGCCTGGTGCACTACGAGTCCAAGCTGGGCGGCT